Proteins from a genomic interval of Massilia sp. KIM:
- a CDS encoding endonuclease/exonuclease/phosphatase family protein, whose product MQEELRFATFNAFNLGPPGARLYDNLAPTTPEEYEAKIAWTAHQLDLLNADVIGFQEIFSQAALQEVLARTRRYREAIHLGFDPDPNAPRLTPSVALVSRLPLAEPGQALPMFPVNVAMPPGSRDPDRFTRAPLHAGIILAPGVVVDVIVVHLKSRRPDYRASDSGEDPHLYALACLRSLVRRGTEATALRVLLTDMAHQNRRPRIVMGDFNDVADSVTTEIVLGEGTPPSERLYDAFRVQRYQDNSRHVGFSILHESRHSTIDHILVSPEFNAALPEAIGEVLDVVYLNDHLNLGLPEASDHGQVLARLRLFPRPGLLREAGG is encoded by the coding sequence ATGCAGGAAGAACTTCGCTTTGCCACCTTCAACGCGTTCAACCTGGGGCCGCCGGGCGCTCGCCTGTATGACAACCTGGCGCCGACCACGCCGGAAGAATACGAGGCCAAGATCGCCTGGACCGCGCACCAGCTCGACCTGCTCAATGCCGACGTGATCGGCTTCCAGGAGATCTTTTCCCAGGCCGCGCTGCAGGAGGTGCTGGCGCGCACCCGCCGCTACCGCGAAGCCATCCATCTCGGCTTCGACCCTGACCCCAACGCCCCGCGCCTGACCCCGAGCGTGGCCCTGGTGTCGCGCCTGCCGCTGGCCGAGCCCGGCCAGGCGCTGCCGATGTTCCCCGTCAACGTGGCCATGCCGCCGGGCAGCCGCGACCCCGACCGCTTCACCCGCGCGCCCCTGCACGCCGGCATCATCCTGGCGCCCGGCGTCGTGGTGGACGTCATCGTGGTGCACCTCAAATCGCGCCGCCCCGACTACCGCGCCAGCGACAGCGGCGAAGACCCGCACCTGTACGCCCTGGCCTGCCTGCGCTCGCTGGTGCGGCGCGGCACCGAGGCCACCGCCCTGCGCGTGCTGCTCACCGACATGGCGCACCAAAACCGTCGCCCGCGCATCGTCATGGGCGACTTCAACGACGTCGCCGATTCGGTCACCACCGAGATCGTGCTGGGCGAAGGCACCCCGCCCTCGGAGCGCCTGTATGACGCCTTCCGCGTCCAGCGCTACCAGGACAACTCGCGCCACGTGGGCTTCTCGATCCTGCACGAGAGCCGCCATTCCACCATCGACCATATCCTGGTCTCGCCCGAGTTCAACGCCGCCCTGCCAGAGGCGATCGGCGAAGTGCTGGACGTGGTCTACCTGAACGACCACCTCAACCTGGGCCTGCCGGAAGCCTCGGACCACGGCCAGGTGCTGGCGCGCCTGCGCCTGTTCCCGCGCCCCGGCCTGCTCAGGGAAGCCGGGGGCTGA
- a CDS encoding aminoacyl-tRNA deacylase produces the protein MAKKEHVSETPATQFLRKNGVVFSEHPYEYEEHGGTAVSSRALGVPEHDVVKTLVMQDEAARPLIVLMHGDCKVSTKNLARAIPCKSVEPCKPEVAQRHSGYQVGGTSPFGLRKAMPVFVEESILALDKIYINGGRRGYLVGIAPGVLVDVLKARPVQCALAE, from the coding sequence ATGGCCAAGAAAGAGCACGTGTCAGAAACCCCTGCGACGCAATTCCTGCGCAAGAATGGGGTCGTTTTCTCGGAACATCCCTACGAATACGAAGAACATGGCGGCACGGCGGTCTCCTCGCGGGCACTCGGCGTCCCCGAGCACGATGTCGTGAAGACCCTGGTCATGCAGGACGAGGCGGCCCGGCCGCTGATCGTGCTCATGCATGGCGATTGCAAGGTCTCGACCAAGAACCTGGCGCGCGCGATTCCCTGCAAGTCGGTCGAGCCCTGCAAGCCGGAGGTGGCGCAGCGCCATTCGGGTTACCAGGTGGGCGGCACCTCGCCCTTCGGCCTGCGCAAGGCCATGCCGGTCTTCGTCGAAGAGAGCATCCTGGCGCTCGACAAGATCTACATCAACGGCGGCCGCCGCGGCTACCTGGTCGGCATCGCCCCCGGCGTGCTGGTGGACGTGCTCAAGGCCCGTCCGGTGCAGTGCGCGCTGGCCGAATAG
- the plsY gene encoding glycerol-3-phosphate 1-O-acyltransferase PlsY, with translation MNTLIATIAAYLIGSISFAVVMSHVFGLADPRTYGSKNPGATNVLRSGSKKAAIATLVGDCAKGWLAVWLAVRFGPQYGLDDGGIALVAIAVFVGHLWPVFFKFVGGKGVATALGVLLGINVWLGLATLATWLIIAYAFRYSSLAALVAAVFAPLYYGFLFGADEILFAVFAMSALLLWRHGSNIANLLAGKETKIGSKAAGAKKAK, from the coding sequence ATGAACACCCTGATTGCCACGATTGCCGCCTATCTGATCGGTTCGATTTCCTTTGCCGTGGTCATGAGCCACGTCTTCGGCCTGGCCGACCCGCGCACCTATGGCTCCAAGAACCCGGGCGCCACCAACGTCCTGCGCAGCGGCAGCAAGAAGGCGGCCATCGCCACCCTGGTCGGCGACTGCGCCAAGGGCTGGCTGGCGGTGTGGCTGGCGGTGCGCTTCGGGCCGCAGTACGGCCTGGACGATGGCGGGATCGCGCTGGTGGCGATCGCCGTGTTCGTCGGGCACCTGTGGCCGGTGTTCTTCAAGTTCGTCGGCGGCAAGGGCGTGGCGACCGCGCTCGGCGTCCTGCTCGGCATTAACGTCTGGCTCGGCCTGGCGACCCTGGCGACCTGGCTGATCATCGCCTACGCCTTCCGCTATTCCTCGCTGGCGGCGCTGGTGGCGGCGGTGTTCGCGCCGCTGTACTACGGCTTCCTGTTCGGCGCGGACGAGATCCTGTTCGCCGTGTTCGCGATGAGCGCGCTGCTGCTGTGGCGCCACGGTTCCAACATCGCCAACCTGCTGGCGGGGAAGGAAACCAAGATCGGCAGCAAGGCGGCCGGGGCCAAGAAGGCCAAGTAA
- a CDS encoding DsbA family oxidoreductase, whose translation MTKQLRIDFVSDVVCPWCAIGYKSLETALGRAGDVVSAELHFQPFELNPDMGPEGQDIVEHITEKYGATAEQQAQSREAIRQRGADVGFSFDMERRGRIYNTFDAHRLLAWAEQEGKQRELKEALFGVYFTQCEDPSNHDVLLRTAEHVGLDRETAARILNSDEFADEVREREQFFMRAGIRSVPAIIINQKHLISGGQPPEVFERALREIAAQG comes from the coding sequence GTGACCAAGCAACTCAGGATCGATTTCGTCTCGGATGTCGTGTGCCCATGGTGCGCGATCGGCTACAAGTCGCTGGAAACGGCGCTCGGCCGGGCGGGCGACGTCGTCAGCGCCGAGCTGCATTTCCAGCCCTTCGAGCTGAACCCGGACATGGGCCCGGAGGGGCAGGACATCGTCGAGCACATCACGGAGAAATATGGCGCCACGGCCGAGCAGCAGGCCCAGAGCCGCGAAGCGATCCGCCAGCGCGGCGCGGACGTCGGCTTCAGCTTCGACATGGAAAGGCGCGGCCGCATCTACAACACCTTCGACGCCCACCGCCTGCTGGCCTGGGCCGAACAGGAAGGCAAACAGCGCGAGCTGAAGGAAGCGCTGTTCGGCGTGTACTTCACCCAGTGCGAGGATCCCAGCAACCACGACGTGCTGCTGCGTACCGCCGAGCATGTGGGGCTGGATCGGGAGACGGCGGCGCGGATCCTCAATTCGGACGAGTTCGCGGATGAGGTGAGGGAGCGCGAGCAGTTCTTCATGCGCGCGGGGATCAGGTCGGTGCCGGCGATTATCATCAACCAGAAGCACCTCATTTCGGGTGGGCAGCCGCCGGAGGTGTTCGAGCGGGCCTTGCGGGAGATTGCGGCGCAGGGGTGA
- a CDS encoding endonuclease/exonuclease/phosphatase family protein, which yields MRVVSWNIHWGCGRDGRIRIHAIIDVLRRLNPDVVCLQEVAANHPELEGSASANQFKQLGGAFGGFHLMEHAPSEIYKNNVPRLFGNLILSKYRISQVHRHLLPWPADPEGAAGMPRGLLETVIDAPTGKLRLLTTHLEYYSARQRMAQVQRIRDLHAEACARARLFQPDPNLDAPFQLGFRPGSAVLCGDFNFAPGAEDYQALVAPGEQGVLGLVDAWNVVHGNATRAPTAGLHGYPWPARPDCYDYFFVTDDLTDRVRAVDVQSETAASDHQPIVLELV from the coding sequence ATGCGCGTTGTGAGTTGGAACATTCATTGGGGTTGTGGCAGGGACGGGAGGATACGCATTCATGCGATCATCGATGTCCTGCGCCGCCTCAACCCGGATGTCGTCTGTCTGCAGGAGGTGGCGGCAAACCACCCGGAACTGGAAGGGAGCGCATCCGCGAACCAGTTCAAGCAGCTCGGCGGCGCCTTCGGCGGTTTCCACCTGATGGAGCACGCGCCCAGTGAAATCTACAAGAACAACGTCCCCCGCCTGTTCGGCAACCTGATCCTCTCGAAGTACCGCATCTCGCAGGTCCACCGCCACCTGCTGCCCTGGCCGGCCGATCCGGAAGGCGCGGCCGGCATGCCGCGCGGGCTGCTGGAAACCGTGATCGACGCCCCCACCGGCAAGCTGCGCCTGCTCACCACCCACCTGGAGTATTACTCGGCGCGCCAGCGCATGGCCCAGGTGCAGCGCATCCGCGACCTGCATGCCGAGGCCTGCGCGCGGGCGCGCCTGTTCCAGCCCGATCCGAACCTGGATGCGCCTTTCCAGCTGGGCTTCCGGCCGGGCTCGGCGGTCCTGTGCGGGGATTTCAATTTCGCCCCGGGGGCGGAGGACTACCAGGCGCTGGTGGCGCCGGGCGAGCAAGGCGTGCTGGGGCTGGTGGATGCCTGGAACGTCGTGCACGGCAACGCGACCCGCGCGCCGACCGCCGGGCTGCACGGCTATCCCTGGCCGGCGCGGCCGGATTGCTATGACTATTTCTTTGTGACGGACGATCTCACGGATCGGGTGCGCGCGGTGGACGTGCAGTCGGAGACGGCGGCGTCGGATCACCAGCCGATCGTGCTCGAACTGGTGTGA
- the tsaD gene encoding tRNA (adenosine(37)-N6)-threonylcarbamoyltransferase complex transferase subunit TsaD — translation MIVLGVESSCDETGLALYDTERGLLSHALHSQVAMHEEYGGVVPELASRDHIRRALPLLEDVIKRAGVPMSAIDAVAYTQGPGLAGALLVGSSVACSLALALDKPVLGVHHLEGHLLSPLLATERPEFPFIALLVSGGHTQLMRVDGVGRYTLLGETLDDAAGEAFDKSAKLLGLGYPGGPAISRLAEFGDPEAYTLPRPMLHSKDFNFSFSGLKTAVLTVVKNHEEKVVANICEQDKANIARGFVDAIVDVLTAKCVNALRHTGLKRLVIAGGVGANRQLRASLNEAAAKRKFKVYYPELEFCTDNGAMIAFAGAMRLERNPALAQRDYAFNVRPRWPLDELEAA, via the coding sequence ATGATCGTACTCGGCGTCGAATCTTCTTGCGATGAAACCGGCCTGGCTCTGTATGACACCGAGCGCGGGCTGCTGTCCCATGCCCTGCATTCCCAGGTCGCCATGCACGAGGAGTATGGCGGCGTGGTGCCGGAACTGGCCTCGCGCGACCACATCCGGCGCGCCCTGCCGCTGCTGGAAGACGTGATCAAGCGCGCCGGCGTGCCGATGTCCGCCATCGACGCCGTCGCCTACACCCAGGGCCCGGGCCTGGCCGGCGCCCTGCTGGTCGGTTCCTCGGTCGCCTGCTCGCTGGCGCTGGCGCTGGACAAGCCGGTGCTGGGCGTGCACCACCTGGAAGGCCATCTGCTCTCGCCCCTGCTGGCCACCGAGCGTCCGGAATTCCCCTTCATCGCCCTGCTGGTCTCGGGCGGCCACACCCAGCTGATGCGGGTCGACGGGGTCGGCCGCTACACCCTGCTGGGCGAAACCCTGGACGACGCGGCCGGCGAAGCCTTCGACAAGTCGGCCAAGCTGCTGGGCCTGGGCTATCCGGGCGGCCCGGCGATCTCGCGCCTGGCCGAATTCGGCGATCCCGAAGCCTACACCCTGCCCCGTCCGATGCTGCACTCGAAGGACTTCAACTTCAGCTTCTCGGGCCTGAAGACCGCGGTGCTCACCGTGGTCAAGAATCACGAGGAGAAGGTGGTCGCCAACATCTGCGAGCAGGACAAGGCCAACATCGCGCGCGGCTTCGTCGACGCGATCGTGGACGTGCTCACCGCCAAGTGCGTGAACGCGCTGCGCCACACCGGCTTGAAACGCCTGGTGATCGCGGGCGGCGTGGGCGCCAATCGCCAGCTGCGCGCCTCGCTGAACGAAGCGGCGGCCAAGCGCAAGTTCAAGGTCTATTATCCGGAGCTGGAATTCTGCACCGACAACGGCGCCATGATCGCTTTCGCCGGCGCCATGCGGCTCGAACGCAACCCGGCGCTGGCACAGCGCGACTACGCGTTCAACGTCCGGCCGCGCTGGCCCCTGGACGAGCTGGAAGCCGCGTAG
- a CDS encoding 3-deoxy-7-phosphoheptulonate synthase → MIITPDIENTNVSSFARMPTPVELHAKLPLTDRAFTTVMQGRETLRNILDRKDPRLFVVVGPCSIHDPEAGLDYARRLKALQAEVADTMVLVMRVYFEKPRTTTGWKGYINDPFMDDSFRVDVGMEKARQFLLDVCELGLPTATEALDPISPQYLGDLIAWTAIGARTTESQTHREMSSGLSTPVGFKNGTDGDVSIAINAVLSSANPHAFLGINGQGTVSIVRTSGNAYGHVVLRGGGGRPNYDSVSVAIAEQALKKAGLPANLVVDCSHANSYKKPELQPLVMSDVIQQIRHGNQSLVGVMIESNIVSGNQPIPEDLSQLKYGCSVTDGCIGWEETEAMLRSAHKELLQRPAA, encoded by the coding sequence ATGATCATCACGCCCGATATCGAAAATACCAATGTCAGCTCGTTCGCGCGCATGCCCACGCCGGTCGAGCTGCACGCCAAGCTGCCGCTGACCGACCGCGCGTTCACCACCGTGATGCAGGGCCGCGAGACCCTGCGCAACATCCTGGACCGCAAGGACCCGCGCCTGTTCGTCGTGGTCGGCCCCTGCTCGATCCACGATCCGGAAGCCGGCCTGGATTATGCGCGCCGCCTCAAGGCGCTGCAGGCCGAGGTGGCCGACACCATGGTGCTGGTGATGCGGGTGTATTTCGAGAAGCCGCGCACCACCACCGGCTGGAAGGGCTATATCAACGACCCCTTCATGGACGATTCCTTCCGCGTCGACGTCGGCATGGAAAAGGCGCGCCAGTTCCTGCTCGACGTCTGCGAACTCGGCCTGCCGACCGCGACCGAGGCGCTGGACCCGATCTCGCCCCAATACCTGGGCGACCTGATCGCCTGGACCGCGATCGGCGCGCGCACTACCGAATCCCAGACCCACCGCGAGATGTCTTCGGGCCTGTCGACGCCGGTCGGCTTCAAGAACGGCACCGACGGCGACGTCAGCATCGCGATCAACGCGGTGCTGTCCTCGGCCAATCCGCACGCCTTCCTGGGCATCAACGGCCAGGGCACGGTGTCGATCGTGCGCACCAGCGGCAACGCCTACGGCCACGTGGTGCTGCGCGGCGGCGGCGGCCGCCCGAACTACGATTCGGTGTCGGTGGCGATCGCCGAGCAGGCGCTCAAGAAAGCCGGCCTGCCGGCCAACCTGGTGGTCGATTGCTCGCACGCCAACAGCTACAAGAAGCCGGAGCTGCAGCCGCTGGTGATGTCGGACGTGATCCAGCAGATCCGCCATGGCAACCAGTCGCTGGTGGGCGTGATGATCGAGTCGAACATCGTGTCGGGCAACCAGCCGATTCCGGAAGACCTGTCGCAGCTCAAGTACGGCTGCTCGGTGACCGACGGCTGCATCGGCTGGGAAGAAACCGAAGCGATGTTGCGCAGCGCGCACAAGGAGCTGCTGCAGCGCCCGGCCGCATAG
- the ybiB gene encoding DNA-binding protein YbiB yields MNTDIERFVAAPFIKEIGRGVKGARSLSREDARRLYSAMLDGRVSDLELGGILLAMRIKGESVEELAGFMDAAEASFAPLPAPPGPYAPVLIPTYNGARKLANLTPLLALLLAREGVPVLVHGVRTDPGRVATAEILAELGMAEAGSTADMLEAFDKGRPAFLPIERLAPKLAHLLSLRRILGLRNSTHTLVKMLQPFDGPALRLVSYTHPEYLETLGAYFLGAAPAERGDAFLMRGTEGETVAHPHRAQQIDWFHEGERTLLVERDAPTDDLAEVPDGRDAATTAAWIAAALRGEASVPPSISAQVAHCAEVSRAIRARNPHLV; encoded by the coding sequence ATGAATACGGACATCGAACGCTTTGTCGCGGCCCCCTTCATCAAGGAGATCGGCCGCGGCGTGAAGGGCGCGCGCAGCCTGTCGCGCGAGGACGCGCGCCGGCTCTACAGCGCCATGCTGGACGGCCGGGTCTCGGACCTGGAGCTGGGCGGCATCCTGCTGGCCATGCGCATCAAGGGAGAATCGGTGGAGGAGCTGGCCGGCTTCATGGACGCCGCCGAAGCCTCCTTCGCGCCGCTGCCGGCGCCGCCCGGGCCCTATGCGCCCGTGCTCATCCCGACTTACAACGGCGCGCGCAAGCTGGCCAATCTGACGCCCCTGCTGGCGCTGCTGCTGGCGCGCGAAGGCGTGCCGGTGCTGGTGCACGGCGTGCGCACCGATCCGGGCCGGGTGGCGACGGCCGAGATCCTGGCCGAGCTCGGCATGGCCGAAGCCGGCTCCACCGCCGACATGCTGGAGGCCTTCGACAAGGGGCGTCCGGCCTTCCTCCCGATCGAGCGCCTGGCGCCCAAGCTGGCCCACCTGCTTTCGCTACGCCGCATCCTCGGCCTGCGCAACTCGACCCATACCCTGGTCAAGATGCTGCAGCCCTTCGACGGCCCGGCGCTGCGCCTGGTCTCCTACACCCACCCCGAGTACCTGGAGACCCTGGGCGCCTACTTCCTCGGCGCCGCCCCGGCCGAGCGCGGCGACGCCTTCCTGATGCGCGGCACCGAGGGCGAGACCGTCGCCCATCCGCACCGCGCCCAGCAGATCGACTGGTTCCACGAGGGGGAGCGCACCTTGCTGGTCGAGCGCGACGCGCCGACCGACGACTTGGCCGAGGTGCCGGACGGGCGCGACGCGGCCACCACTGCGGCCTGGATCGCGGCCGCCCTGCGCGGCGAGGCCTCAGTGCCGCCCTCCATCAGCGCCCAGGTGGCCCATTGCGCCGAGGTGTCGCGCGCCATCCGCGCCCGCAACCCGCACCTGGTCTGA
- a CDS encoding NAD(P)/FAD-dependent oxidoreductase, with amino-acid sequence MAKQYDVAVIGAGAAGMMCASVAAQQGKRVVLLDHASKLAEKIRISGGGRCNFTNVNAGPANFLSQNPHFCRSALSRHTPQDFLALVKKHRIPYHEKHKGQLFCDDSSERIIAMLQAECDAGGVHWRMPCKIAGLRKLETGFVIATDGGELEVANVVVATGGLSIPKIGATDLGYRIATQFGLKVVETRPGLVPLTFDGPSWEPFAPLAGIALEVDVSTGSGKGKGALRGQFREDLLFTHRGLSGPAILQISSYWQPGTPIVLDLLPEMDVAETLIGAKKTEKKQLGNVLAQWLPARLADGLLLGNGFEPSARLADMADAKLRKLGDAINRWAIVPTGSEGYKKAEVTLGGVDTRELSQQTMMANKVPGLYFIGESMDVTGWLGGYNFQWAWASGVAAGLALGAG; translated from the coding sequence ATGGCAAAACAATACGATGTGGCGGTGATCGGCGCGGGCGCGGCCGGGATGATGTGCGCGTCCGTCGCCGCCCAGCAGGGCAAGCGCGTGGTCCTGCTCGACCACGCCAGCAAGCTGGCCGAAAAGATCCGCATCTCGGGCGGCGGCCGTTGTAACTTCACCAACGTGAACGCCGGCCCGGCCAATTTCCTGTCGCAGAACCCGCACTTCTGCCGCAGCGCGCTGTCGCGCCACACCCCCCAGGACTTCCTGGCGCTGGTGAAGAAGCACCGCATCCCTTACCACGAGAAGCACAAGGGACAGCTGTTCTGCGACGACTCGTCCGAACGCATCATCGCCATGCTGCAGGCCGAATGCGATGCCGGCGGCGTGCACTGGCGCATGCCCTGCAAAATCGCCGGCCTGCGCAAGCTGGAGACCGGTTTCGTGATCGCCACCGACGGCGGCGAACTGGAGGTCGCCAACGTGGTCGTCGCCACCGGCGGCCTGTCGATCCCCAAGATCGGCGCGACCGACCTCGGCTACCGCATCGCCACCCAGTTCGGCCTGAAGGTGGTCGAGACCCGACCCGGCCTGGTGCCCCTGACCTTCGACGGTCCCAGCTGGGAGCCTTTCGCGCCGCTGGCCGGCATCGCCCTCGAGGTGGACGTCAGCACCGGCAGCGGCAAAGGGAAGGGCGCCTTGCGCGGACAGTTCCGCGAGGACCTGCTGTTCACCCACCGCGGCCTGTCCGGCCCGGCGATCCTGCAGATCTCCAGCTACTGGCAGCCGGGCACGCCCATCGTGCTCGACCTGCTGCCCGAGATGGACGTGGCCGAGACCCTGATCGGCGCCAAGAAGACGGAAAAGAAGCAGCTCGGCAACGTGCTGGCCCAATGGCTGCCGGCCCGCCTGGCCGACGGCCTCTTGTTGGGCAATGGTTTCGAGCCGAGCGCCCGCCTGGCCGACATGGCGGACGCGAAATTGCGCAAGCTGGGCGACGCCATCAACCGCTGGGCCATCGTCCCGACCGGCTCCGAGGGCTACAAGAAGGCCGAGGTCACCCTGGGCGGCGTGGACACGCGCGAACTGTCCCAGCAAACCATGATGGCCAACAAGGTCCCGGGTCTCTATTTCATCGGCGAGAGCATGGACGTGACCGGCTGGCTGGGCGGCTACAACTTCCAGTGGGCCTGGGCCTCGGGCGTGGCGGCCGGGCTGGCGCTGGGGGCCGGCTGA
- the rpsU gene encoding 30S ribosomal protein S21, producing the protein MTTIRLKENEPFEVAMRRFKRTIEKTGLLTELRAREFYEKPTAERKRKLAAAVKRHYKRIRSQQLPKKLY; encoded by the coding sequence ATGACCACTATCCGCCTTAAAGAAAACGAGCCGTTCGAAGTCGCTATGCGTCGCTTCAAGCGCACTATCGAAAAAACCGGTCTTCTGACTGAACTGCGTGCGCGCGAGTTCTACGAAAAGCCGACTGCAGAGCGCAAGCGCAAGCTGGCCGCCGCCGTCAAGCGCCACTACAAGCGCATCCGCAGCCAGCAGCTGCCGAAGAAACTGTACTAA
- a CDS encoding GatB/YqeY domain-containing protein, which yields MSLKAQLTDDMKNAMRAKESARLATIRLIIAEIKRKEVDEQTELNDDQVVAVIEKMVKQRKDSISQFEAGGRADLAEIEKGELAILAAYMPAGLSDEEVAAEVAAAVAATGAAGPQDMGKVMGVLKPKLAGRADMTVVSSLVKKALSGG from the coding sequence ATGAGCTTGAAAGCACAACTGACCGACGACATGAAAAACGCCATGCGCGCCAAGGAAAGCGCCCGCCTGGCCACCATCCGCCTGATCATCGCCGAGATCAAGCGCAAGGAAGTCGACGAGCAGACCGAGCTGAACGACGACCAGGTCGTGGCCGTGATCGAGAAGATGGTCAAGCAGCGCAAGGATTCCATCTCCCAGTTCGAAGCCGGTGGCCGCGCCGACCTGGCCGAGATCGAGAAGGGCGAGCTGGCGATCCTGGCGGCCTACATGCCGGCCGGCCTGTCGGACGAGGAAGTGGCGGCCGAAGTCGCCGCCGCTGTGGCCGCCACCGGCGCCGCCGGTCCCCAAGATATGGGCAAGGTCATGGGTGTGCTCAAGCCCAAGCTGGCCGGCCGCGCCGATATGACCGTGGTGTCAAGCCTGGTCAAGAAAGCCCTGAGCGGCGGCTGA
- the dnaG gene encoding DNA primase, translated as MIPQTFITDLLNRVDIVDVVGRYVQLKKGGANYMGLCPFHNEKSPSFTVSPTKQFYHCFGCGAHGTAIGFLIEYSGMGFVDAVKDLAQNAGMIVPDADDKIPPAQRAAQQAQSLAMTDALTQACNYYRAQLREAPHAIAYLKNRGLTGEVAARFGMGYAPGGWDNLRSVFPDYEAQALVESGLVIDKVDEEGNKHKRYDRFRERVMFPIRNTKGQVIGFGGRVLDGGEPKYLNSPETPLFQKGLELYGLFEARQAIRDAGYVLVTEGYMDVVALAQLGFPQAVATLGTACTSTHVQKLLRQTDNVIFSFDGDKAGRRAARRALEACLPQVSDNKTIKFLFLPQEHDPDSFVRERGAEAFEQEIADAMPLSQFLLREVTQEHDLDTPEGRARAQFDAKPMLQAMAPSGLRLQIVRSLANMTQSTPAEIESLFELSKPVSVARRAPPRQGRPEPVGLERQMLRILVAHPHLSLLLDDTALASLDHFGPEAAEGMRYLVATAQSLGEGGSFAVLAELLKEATAAYDQLIAEIASEPESEVDADRIFLISAVRQIKMDALKRELNQLFSSGLTPDQVSARYREITAQQDLLAREAAADMAPR; from the coding sequence GTGATTCCGCAAACCTTCATCACCGATTTGCTCAACCGCGTCGACATCGTCGACGTGGTCGGCCGCTACGTCCAGCTCAAGAAGGGCGGGGCCAACTACATGGGCCTGTGCCCATTCCACAACGAGAAATCCCCCAGCTTTACCGTCAGCCCGACCAAGCAGTTCTATCACTGCTTCGGCTGCGGCGCCCACGGCACCGCGATCGGCTTCCTGATCGAGTATTCGGGCATGGGCTTCGTCGACGCCGTCAAGGACCTGGCCCAGAACGCGGGCATGATCGTGCCCGACGCCGACGACAAGATCCCGCCGGCCCAGCGCGCCGCCCAGCAGGCCCAGTCGCTGGCCATGACCGACGCCCTGACCCAGGCCTGCAATTACTACCGGGCCCAGCTGCGCGAAGCGCCGCACGCCATCGCCTACCTCAAGAACCGCGGCCTGACCGGCGAAGTGGCGGCCCGCTTCGGCATGGGCTACGCGCCCGGCGGCTGGGACAACCTGCGCTCGGTCTTTCCGGACTATGAAGCCCAGGCCCTGGTCGAGTCCGGCCTGGTGATCGACAAGGTGGACGAGGAGGGTAACAAGCACAAGCGCTACGACCGTTTCCGCGAGCGCGTGATGTTCCCGATCCGCAATACCAAGGGCCAGGTGATCGGCTTCGGCGGCCGGGTGCTCGACGGCGGCGAGCCGAAATACCTGAACTCGCCGGAAACCCCGCTGTTCCAGAAAGGCCTGGAACTCTACGGCCTGTTCGAGGCGCGCCAGGCGATCCGCGACGCCGGCTACGTGCTCGTCACCGAAGGCTACATGGACGTGGTCGCGCTGGCCCAGCTGGGCTTCCCCCAGGCCGTCGCGACCCTCGGCACCGCCTGCACCAGCACCCACGTGCAAAAGCTGCTGCGCCAGACCGACAACGTGATCTTCAGCTTCGACGGCGACAAGGCCGGCCGCCGCGCCGCCCGCCGCGCGCTGGAGGCCTGCCTGCCCCAGGTGAGCGACAACAAGACCATCAAGTTCCTGTTCCTGCCCCAGGAGCACGATCCGGACAGCTTCGTGCGCGAGCGCGGCGCTGAGGCCTTCGAGCAGGAAATCGCGGACGCCATGCCGTTGTCGCAATTCCTGCTGCGCGAAGTGACCCAGGAGCACGACCTCGACACGCCGGAAGGCCGGGCCCGCGCCCAGTTCGACGCCAAGCCCATGCTGCAGGCGATGGCGCCTTCAGGCCTGCGCCTGCAGATCGTGCGCAGCCTGGCGAACATGACGCAATCGACGCCGGCGGAGATCGAAAGCCTGTTCGAGTTGTCTAAGCCGGTGTCGGTCGCGCGCCGTGCGCCGCCGCGCCAGGGGCGGCCGGAACCGGTGGGGCTGGAGCGCCAGATGTTGCGCATCCTGGTCGCCCACCCGCACCTGTCGCTCTTGCTCGACGACACGGCGCTGGCGTCGCTCGACCACTTCGGCCCCGAGGCGGCCGAGGGCATGCGCTACCTGGTGGCGACGGCCCAGTCCCTGGGCGAGGGTGGCAGTTTCGCGGTGCTGGCCGAGCTGCTGAAGGAGGCGACCGCGGCCTACGACCAGCTCATCGCCGAAATCGCCTCGGAGCCGGAGTCGGAGGTTGATGCGGATCGCATTTTCTTGATCAGTGCCGTGCGGCAAATCAAGATGGACGCGTTAAAACGGGAGCTTAACCAGTTGTTTTCATCGGGTTTGACCCCAGATCAGGTTAGTGCTCGCTATCGCGAGATTACTGCTCAGCAGGACCTCCTGGCCCGTGAGGCAGCAGCCGACATGGCGCCCCGTTGA